One part of the Arabidopsis thaliana chromosome 1 sequence genome encodes these proteins:
- a CDS encoding uncharacterized protein (unknown protein; Has 5 Blast hits to 5 proteins in 1 species: Archae - 0; Bacteria - 0; Metazoa - 0; Fungi - 0; Plants - 5; Viruses - 0; Other Eukaryotes - 0 (source: NCBI BLink).) — MQPFVGTRSTLHLLAETPLHPFLLKQPGFFMNAGRGRYTTYLLKGVEKPVVDVPTRPLEVVTDTATEAVMNKKDVVAEMEEAVVVTRDIAKVTYHVEVVVKKDTVVVAVREVAGCYGGSGV; from the exons ATGCAACCGTTCGTTGGTACCCGCTCGACCTTACACCTTTTGGCCGAGACACCTCTTCACCC ttttctcctaaaacaacCTGGCTTCTTTATGAACGCGGGACGCGGTCGTTACACCACCTATTTGCTCAAGGGGGTGGAGAAGCCCGTGGTGGATGTACCAACCCGTCCACTGGAGGTGGTGACGGATACCGCAACAGAGGCAGTAATGAATAAGAAGGATGTGGTGGCGGAAATGGAGGAAGCGGTGGTGGTTACGAGAGATATAGCAAAGGTTACATATCATGTGGAGGTTGTGGTGAAAAAGgatacggtggtggtggccgTGAGGGAGGTGGCTGGATGTTACGGAGGAAGCGGAGTGTGA